The following proteins are encoded in a genomic region of Saccharopolyspora antimicrobica:
- the fxlM gene encoding methyltransferase, FxLD system yields the protein MPLDSRWHHYLVEFADPPTAEHTAATLLAPALDQAQQDGELDRWWHLRKTPAWRLRYQPVAPDTAVVDSLLAELETDGQVARWTRGIYEPETIAFGGTAGMDIAHTLFHHDSRHCLARTTAPAALGQRETTVLLFSAMLRAAGLDWFEQGDVWAKIAALRPAAHGHHTDSQRTERWNQAVRRLMTTNTHRISDVAPDQVPETWWEAFDTAGRQLATLAREGQLDRGLRAVLVHHFIFHANRAGLSGPDQATLATLAVDAVFHSTPTRQAPAGTTSNTVRVPAMTTTVSDASTDSADELRAQLTDRLIKDGTIRTDAVEAAFRQVPRHLFLPGLPLTEAYADEPVYTKHEGDGTRISAASQPKIVAMMLEQLGIQPGERLLELGAATGYNAALMTTLTGPTGHVTTIDIDEDLVAGAREHLAAASISNVEAVAADGALGHPEAAPFDRVIATVGAHEVPAAWLDQLAPGGRLVAPVRLRGCASRSIIFERDQDGWSSLGSEMAIFMPLRGLGDDARRVLDLTSTGDVTLQTHKDNNHATNPDTLAGVFDTPAREVWTGVHFVPMESFEWLDLWLACHLPNPLMRMEVTPAAKDSGLVRPMFPTVAMATTAADGSLAYLTIRIAEPGPDGGRRFEVGVIGHGASGQELAEQVASEITAWDKGFRSSTVRFTIPDAAPQPDTNPGRVVLDRPTKPMTVTWE from the coding sequence ATGCCGCTGGACAGCCGCTGGCACCACTACCTGGTCGAGTTCGCCGACCCGCCCACCGCCGAGCACACCGCCGCAACCCTGCTCGCGCCTGCCCTCGACCAAGCCCAGCAGGATGGTGAGCTCGACAGGTGGTGGCACCTGCGCAAGACGCCCGCCTGGCGGTTGCGTTACCAGCCGGTCGCCCCTGATACGGCCGTGGTCGACTCGCTGCTGGCCGAGCTGGAGACCGACGGGCAGGTCGCCCGCTGGACCCGCGGCATCTACGAGCCCGAGACCATCGCCTTCGGCGGTACCGCGGGGATGGACATCGCGCACACGCTGTTCCACCACGACAGCCGCCACTGTCTCGCTCGCACCACCGCACCAGCGGCCTTGGGACAGCGGGAGACCACCGTTCTGTTGTTCAGCGCGATGCTGCGCGCCGCCGGGCTGGACTGGTTCGAGCAGGGCGACGTCTGGGCCAAGATCGCTGCACTCCGGCCCGCCGCCCACGGTCACCACACCGATTCCCAGCGCACCGAGCGGTGGAACCAGGCCGTGCGGCGTCTGATGACCACCAACACGCACAGGATCTCCGACGTGGCGCCTGACCAGGTGCCTGAGACGTGGTGGGAGGCGTTCGACACCGCCGGACGCCAACTCGCCACGCTCGCCCGCGAAGGGCAGCTCGATAGAGGGCTACGCGCGGTCCTGGTGCACCACTTCATCTTTCACGCCAACCGCGCCGGACTCTCCGGACCCGATCAGGCCACCCTGGCGACGCTGGCAGTCGATGCCGTCTTCCACAGCACGCCTACCCGGCAGGCACCAGCCGGGACCACCTCCAACACCGTTAGGGTTCCGGCAATGACGACTACTGTGAGTGACGCCTCGACCGACTCCGCCGACGAACTGCGTGCCCAGCTCACCGACCGCCTCATCAAGGACGGCACCATCCGTACCGACGCCGTCGAGGCAGCGTTCCGGCAGGTACCGCGCCACCTGTTCCTGCCCGGCCTCCCGCTGACCGAGGCGTACGCCGACGAGCCCGTCTACACCAAGCACGAGGGCGACGGCACCCGCATCAGCGCCGCTTCCCAGCCCAAGATCGTCGCCATGATGCTCGAACAGCTCGGCATCCAGCCCGGCGAGCGGCTGCTCGAACTCGGCGCGGCCACCGGCTACAACGCCGCCCTGATGACCACCCTGACCGGCCCGACCGGGCACGTCACCACCATCGACATCGACGAGGACCTCGTCGCCGGGGCCCGCGAGCACCTCGCCGCCGCGAGCATCAGCAACGTCGAGGCTGTCGCCGCCGATGGCGCACTCGGCCACCCGGAGGCCGCGCCCTTCGATCGCGTCATCGCCACCGTCGGAGCCCACGAGGTCCCCGCCGCCTGGCTCGACCAGCTCGCACCCGGTGGACGTCTGGTGGCCCCAGTGCGCCTGCGCGGGTGCGCCTCGCGCAGCATCATCTTTGAACGTGACCAGGACGGCTGGAGCAGCCTCGGTAGCGAGATGGCGATCTTCATGCCTCTCCGGGGCCTCGGCGACGACGCCCGCCGCGTCCTCGACCTCACCAGCACCGGCGACGTGACGCTGCAAACCCATAAGGACAACAACCACGCCACCAACCCGGACACCCTCGCCGGAGTCTTCGACACCCCCGCCCGCGAGGTATGGACCGGCGTGCACTTCGTCCCGATGGAGTCCTTCGAGTGGCTGGACCTGTGGCTGGCCTGCCACCTGCCCAACCCCCTCATGCGCATGGAGGTCACCCCCGCCGCGAAGGACAGCGGCCTGGTGCGACCGATGTTCCCCACGGTGGCGATGGCCACCACCGCCGCCGACGGCAGCCTCGCCTACCTCACCATCCGCATCGCCGAGCCCGGCCCCGACGGCGGCCGGCGCTTCGAAGTCGGGGTCATCGGCCACGGCGCCAGCGGGCAGGAACTCGCCGAGCAGGTCGCAAGCGAGATCACGGCCTGGGACAAGGGCTTTCGCTCGTCCACCGTCCGCTTCACCATCCCGGACGCCGCGCCCCAGCCGGACACCAACCCCGGCCGCGTGGTGCTGGACCGCCCGACCAAGCCCATGACCGTCACCTGGGAATAA
- a CDS encoding FxLD family lanthipeptide — MTVQLDHVVAPVVPTTESEFDLDVTLLEVVDPAHLINMTDDGCGHTCEKSTCISSA; from the coding sequence GTGACAGTTCAACTGGATCACGTCGTAGCACCGGTCGTGCCGACGACGGAGTCTGAGTTCGATCTCGACGTGACCCTGCTGGAGGTGGTGGATCCGGCTCACCTCATCAACATGACCGACGACGGCTGCGGACACACCTGCGAGAAGTCGACCTGTATCAGCTCCGCCTGA
- a CDS encoding lantibiotic dehydratase: MKSAIHRDARFRVMNGALIRAVTHSGLNLPQWPNPSGTGPSTVAAWLDWLRQVWATESVSDAIGHASPRLAEQIRALCATDNPGERETRRAVLSVVRYLGRMTGRPTPNGLFAGVAPARFAHQADLRWGTAHEAVARSESGWLAEIISQLERQPDVLPNLLVVANTTVMVRGDRLVVPYRPSILDRGTGAVEVSLRYTAPVRVALHAARTPIRFEALCTKVQTDFPHAPSATVTAMLTELVTQGVLVTGLHAPSTEPDALGHLLRELEAAGEAAAKQSASLRETHTLLQQHQRASLDASRAVRAEAATQMHRLARRNRHPVAVDLWLDAEIVLPDAIAHEAERAAMLLTRLSPYPHGTPQWGDYHRRFYERFGAGTLVPLLELVADNGIGWPDGYPGASAALPRPQRTRRDEALLALAQSAALDGRVEVILDEVLLAELDPTDTRPARLPSHLELCARVDATSEQALGRGDFRMTVTSVSRAAGVVTGRFLHLLTADKRDALTSALVDMPSEDDVLFAQLSFPPLDPATAHVTRTTQVLPTVISLAEHRNTASANVLTAQDLAVGCDSHRLYLTAPALGRRVEAWGMHALNLRKHTPPLARLVTELCRAQSAQVIEFDWGAASTLPFLPRLRSGRIVLAAARWRLTATDLPGRSASWEAWVTGLADWQGRRRLPRRVYLVDGDWRLPLDLDEDAHRMLLREHLATRPHAVLEEGPAEDATGWFGGRAHEIVVPLAARQPQTTTRPPRPTPQRIVRPREHGLSPGASPLLFAKLYGDAQRQNVVLAEHLPALLAEWGEDQPRWWFLRFREGGEHYLRLRIALPSSEAAVFGEAAGRISTWTDRLRRLGLLREVAFATSYPETGRWGSGPALAAAEAVFTADSRAVLAQLAQPARPHHHALAAANFAAIAIAFTGGTEAGMHWLIDHVPAKPPTVVPRPVFAEARRLADPREDFHVLRGAPGGAAIVATWAERAQALAAYRAHLSGADTEGLDPDTALDSLLHTHFLRSCGVEFEDKAVCLYLARTAALTFAARAGGPR, from the coding sequence GTGAAGTCGGCCATCCACCGCGACGCAAGGTTTCGCGTCATGAACGGTGCTTTGATCCGCGCCGTCACTCATAGCGGTCTGAATCTGCCGCAGTGGCCTAACCCGTCGGGAACTGGTCCGTCCACAGTGGCAGCATGGTTGGACTGGTTGCGTCAGGTGTGGGCCACCGAATCTGTTAGCGATGCCATTGGCCACGCCAGTCCTCGTCTGGCGGAGCAGATACGCGCGTTGTGCGCGACGGATAATCCCGGCGAGCGGGAGACGCGGCGGGCGGTGCTGTCTGTGGTCCGCTATCTGGGCCGTATGACGGGCCGGCCGACTCCGAACGGCCTGTTCGCAGGGGTGGCCCCAGCACGCTTCGCCCATCAGGCCGACTTGCGGTGGGGCACCGCGCACGAGGCTGTGGCCCGGAGTGAGTCCGGTTGGCTGGCCGAGATCATCAGCCAACTGGAGCGTCAGCCGGATGTTCTGCCGAATCTGCTCGTGGTCGCGAACACCACGGTCATGGTCCGTGGTGACCGCCTGGTCGTGCCGTACCGGCCGAGCATTCTCGATCGGGGCACCGGCGCAGTCGAGGTCTCGTTGCGGTACACCGCCCCGGTGCGCGTTGCCTTGCACGCTGCGCGGACACCAATCCGCTTCGAGGCCCTGTGTACCAAAGTCCAGACCGACTTTCCTCACGCGCCCTCAGCAACGGTGACCGCAATGCTCACCGAGCTGGTCACCCAAGGTGTGCTCGTCACCGGCCTCCACGCACCCAGCACCGAGCCCGACGCCTTGGGTCACCTGCTGCGCGAGTTAGAGGCGGCGGGCGAGGCCGCGGCGAAGCAGTCCGCCTCGTTGAGGGAGACCCATACCCTGCTGCAGCAGCACCAGCGAGCGTCCCTGGACGCGAGTCGCGCGGTGCGTGCGGAAGCCGCTACCCAGATGCACCGTCTGGCGCGTAGAAACCGGCACCCCGTCGCGGTCGATTTGTGGCTGGATGCCGAGATCGTTCTTCCCGACGCAATCGCCCACGAGGCCGAACGTGCCGCGATGCTTCTGACGCGCTTGAGCCCCTACCCGCACGGCACACCCCAATGGGGTGACTATCACCGTCGTTTCTACGAGCGCTTCGGCGCTGGCACGCTCGTGCCGCTCTTGGAACTCGTGGCGGACAACGGCATCGGCTGGCCCGACGGGTATCCCGGTGCATCGGCCGCTCTGCCGCGTCCCCAGCGGACACGCCGGGATGAGGCGCTGCTGGCACTGGCTCAGAGCGCAGCGCTGGACGGGCGAGTGGAAGTGATCCTGGATGAGGTGTTGCTCGCCGAGCTTGATCCGACGGACACTCGCCCGGCCCGGCTGCCCTCCCATCTGGAGCTGTGCGCCCGCGTGGACGCCACTAGTGAGCAAGCGCTCGGGCGCGGTGACTTCCGCATGACGGTCACCTCGGTCTCTCGCGCAGCGGGCGTTGTGACTGGCCGATTCCTGCACCTGCTCACTGCGGACAAGCGGGACGCACTGACCAGTGCGCTGGTCGACATGCCGAGCGAGGACGATGTGCTGTTCGCGCAACTGTCGTTCCCGCCGTTGGACCCCGCCACAGCACACGTCACCCGGACCACGCAGGTGCTGCCGACGGTGATCAGCCTCGCCGAGCACCGCAACACCGCCTCGGCGAACGTCCTGACGGCACAGGATCTCGCCGTCGGCTGCGACAGTCACCGCCTGTATCTCACGGCTCCCGCCCTCGGCAGGAGAGTGGAGGCATGGGGGATGCACGCACTCAATCTCCGCAAGCACACTCCGCCGTTGGCTCGCTTGGTGACCGAACTGTGCCGCGCCCAATCCGCGCAGGTAATCGAATTCGACTGGGGCGCCGCCTCGACGTTGCCGTTTCTGCCACGGCTGCGCTCGGGCCGCATCGTGCTGGCCGCTGCGCGATGGCGGCTGACCGCCACCGACCTGCCTGGCCGGAGCGCGAGCTGGGAGGCGTGGGTCACCGGGCTAGCCGACTGGCAGGGTCGCCGTCGTCTGCCGCGCAGGGTGTATCTCGTCGACGGGGACTGGCGACTACCGCTAGACCTCGACGAGGATGCGCACCGGATGCTGCTGCGCGAACACCTCGCCACCCGACCGCACGCAGTGCTGGAGGAAGGCCCAGCCGAGGATGCCACCGGATGGTTCGGCGGACGGGCTCACGAGATCGTCGTGCCTCTGGCCGCCCGCCAGCCGCAGACCACGACGCGACCGCCGCGCCCGACACCTCAGCGGATCGTCCGGCCCCGCGAGCACGGCCTGTCACCTGGTGCGTCCCCGCTGCTGTTCGCCAAGCTCTACGGCGATGCACAACGCCAGAACGTTGTGCTCGCTGAACATCTGCCCGCGCTGCTGGCGGAGTGGGGTGAGGATCAGCCGCGGTGGTGGTTCCTACGGTTCCGCGAGGGCGGCGAGCACTACCTGCGCCTGCGTATCGCGCTGCCCAGCTCCGAAGCCGCGGTGTTCGGCGAAGCCGCTGGCCGGATCAGCACCTGGACTGATCGACTCCGCCGCCTGGGCCTGCTGCGCGAGGTGGCCTTCGCGACCTCTTACCCGGAGACCGGCCGCTGGGGCTCAGGCCCGGCACTGGCAGCCGCCGAGGCGGTCTTCACCGCCGACTCCCGCGCCGTGCTTGCCCAGCTCGCCCAGCCCGCGCGTCCTCACCACCACGCCCTGGCCGCAGCGAACTTCGCCGCCATCGCCATCGCCTTCACCGGAGGCACCGAGGCCGGGATGCACTGGCTCATCGACCACGTCCCGGCCAAGCCTCCCACCGTCGTACCCCGACCGGTGTTCGCCGAGGCACGACGCCTGGCCGATCCCCGCGAGGACTTCCATGTCCTGCGCGGTGCACCGGGCGGGGCAGCGATCGTCGCGACGTGGGCCGAACGCGCCCAAGCCCTGGCCGCTTACCGAGCGCACTTGTCCGGAGCTGACACCGAGGGCCTTGACCCGGACACCGCCTTGGATTCCTTGCTGCACACCCACTTTCTGCGGTCCTGCGGCGTCGAGTTCGAGGACAAGGCGGTGTGCCTCTACCTGGCCCGGACCGCAGCTCTGACCTTCGCCGCCCGCGCGGGAGGACCTCGATGA
- a CDS encoding lanthionine synthetase C family protein — translation MTADLAADTAVEFAMEIADRLARPDAADLPTDQAWWHQSLAHGAPGVALLHIELAAAGIRPFDRAHEWLTIVAGKPVTAGASTGGFYGAPAVARALAGATAVRPGTYRSALTPLARQIVADAHARVDTAHTRMDAGELPLMAEFDTIRGLAGHGAYLLHHAPGSTALRAVLSALVRLTRPVMIEGGEFPGWWTLTGPTGHVADEFPGGHGNFGLAHGICGPMALLAQALRRGIIVDGQREAVETICAWLNFWRIDTPGGHRWPYMITRDEMRSRPAHVRHSGADRRPSWCYGTAGIARALHLAALALGDNFLRQGAEDALISAVTDPAQDALVNDPSLCHGYAGLARITARAATDATSPSAIRLRALAIDLLHRARAQPVPDGPGVLEGAAGVGLAALAAVTEPATGWDTCLLIT, via the coding sequence ATGACCGCTGACCTTGCCGCGGACACCGCGGTCGAGTTCGCGATGGAGATCGCCGACCGCCTCGCTCGGCCCGACGCCGCCGACTTGCCCACCGATCAGGCGTGGTGGCACCAGTCCCTGGCCCACGGGGCTCCCGGTGTCGCACTGCTGCACATCGAGCTGGCGGCGGCCGGGATACGGCCGTTCGATCGCGCCCACGAGTGGCTGACCATCGTCGCCGGCAAGCCGGTCACCGCCGGGGCGAGCACCGGCGGGTTCTACGGCGCGCCGGCCGTCGCCCGTGCCCTCGCGGGCGCCACCGCGGTCCGCCCTGGCACATACCGGTCCGCACTCACGCCGTTGGCACGGCAGATCGTCGCCGACGCCCATGCCCGGGTCGACACCGCGCACACCCGCATGGACGCCGGGGAACTTCCGCTGATGGCCGAGTTCGACACGATCCGCGGTCTCGCCGGACACGGCGCCTACCTGCTGCACCACGCCCCTGGCAGCACCGCCCTACGGGCTGTGCTGAGCGCCCTGGTGCGCCTCACCCGACCGGTGATGATCGAGGGTGGCGAGTTTCCGGGGTGGTGGACCCTCACCGGTCCCACCGGTCACGTGGCGGACGAGTTCCCCGGTGGCCATGGCAACTTCGGCCTCGCGCACGGCATCTGCGGCCCGATGGCGCTGCTGGCCCAGGCTCTGCGACGGGGCATCATCGTGGACGGGCAGCGCGAGGCCGTCGAGACGATCTGCGCGTGGCTGAACTTTTGGCGCATCGACACCCCCGGCGGACACCGCTGGCCCTACATGATCACCAGGGACGAGATGCGGTCGAGGCCCGCGCACGTGCGGCACAGCGGAGCCGACCGCCGCCCGAGCTGGTGCTACGGAACAGCCGGGATCGCCCGCGCCCTGCACCTCGCCGCCCTGGCTCTGGGCGACAACTTTCTCCGCCAGGGCGCCGAAGACGCCCTGATCAGCGCGGTGACCGACCCAGCCCAGGATGCGTTGGTCAACGATCCCTCGCTGTGCCACGGCTACGCCGGACTCGCCCGCATCACCGCCCGCGCCGCCACCGACGCGACCAGCCCCTCCGCGATCCGGCTTCGCGCGCTGGCCATCGACCTGCTCCACCGCGCCCGCGCTCAGCCCGTCCCCGACGGGCCCGGCGTGCTGGAGGGCGCAGCCGGCGTCGGCTTGGCTGCCCTCGCCGCCGTGACCGAGCCCGCGACGGGCTGGGATACCTGCCTGCTGATCACCTGA